In the Thermodesulfobacteriota bacterium genome, one interval contains:
- a CDS encoding HD domain-containing protein, with protein MAHSYAQAITQLYNQLRLNDYSKADMVLVRNAYELAMLLFSGRFQPSGKTLISHGVGTASILTSLRLSGEVVAAGLIHNAYQNGDFGDGKRFISKSKRKYVRHTVGEGVEEYVARFATLKWKPENISTIRDEVNKLNPIDRNTVLIRLADHLEHLLDLDVLYYKDIGRKRYTTDTHIVEEVAESLGFPNLADEIRQSYKETTSAEIPVEFTPQHSESFVIPPPSYRKRLSVLLLERFYYSGSVLKLRRMTSSLASVWKEKNKV; from the coding sequence ATGGCACACTCCTACGCCCAGGCAATTACTCAACTCTACAACCAACTACGGCTTAATGATTATTCAAAGGCCGATATGGTTCTAGTCCGTAATGCATACGAGCTAGCCATGTTACTTTTTTCGGGACGGTTTCAGCCTTCCGGGAAAACGCTTATCTCGCACGGGGTGGGAACAGCCAGCATTCTAACCTCACTTAGATTATCTGGAGAGGTGGTGGCGGCAGGCCTTATCCATAACGCTTACCAAAATGGCGACTTCGGGGACGGAAAGAGATTTATCTCAAAGTCTAAACGTAAGTATGTAAGACATACTGTGGGCGAAGGGGTCGAAGAATACGTGGCCCGGTTTGCCACCCTGAAGTGGAAACCAGAGAATATCTCGACTATCCGGGACGAAGTGAATAAACTAAACCCCATCGACCGTAATACAGTTCTAATACGTTTGGCAGACCACTTAGAACACCTCTTGGACCTCGACGTGCTTTACTACAAAGACATTGGACGCAAAAGGTACACGACAGATACTCATATTGTAGAAGAGGTTGCAGAGAGTCTGGGGTTCCCCAATCTGGCGGATGAAATAAGACAATCATACAAAGAAACTACTTCAGCCGAAATCCCCGTGGAATTTACCCCTCAACACAGCGAGTCGTTCGTTATACCGCCACCGTCTTACCGCAAACGACTATCCGTGCTTCTTCTGGAAAGGTTTTACTATTCAGGCTCTGTCCTGAAGCTGAGGAGGATGACTAGCTCTCTGGCATCGGTGTGGAAAGAGAAAAATAAGGTTTAA